In Polaribacter pacificus, the genomic window TAATAGTACTTGGTGCTATTGAAAGGTGTTTTGCTGCTTTTAAAAGCAAGATTCCTTCAACGGCTTCTTCTTTGAGTTGAACTCGAAGTTGAATTTCTTTTCGCATAGTGCAAAAATACTCAAATTATCCTAAAGAAAACCAAAGAAAAGTAAGCGATACAATTGAGAAAGATTACACTTTTTAAGGGATTTTTTTAATCTTTTAAAGTGATTTGACCGTAGATTTTGTCATACGATCATTCTTAAAGATGTCTTTCTTTAACAGGTTGTTCTCAAACCCAGTTTCTTGAAGTAGGTTTAGCATTTGAGGTCCTAAATACTGATTGATTTCGAAAAATAAAAGTCCCTCTTCTTTTAATTGCTGCTTGGCTAACTGGGCTATTTTTTTATAAAAAATTAAAGGTTCATTATCGTTGACAAACAAGGCTAGATGCGGTTCGTTTTCTAAAACATTGGGCTGCATTTCTTTTTTTTCTAAGTTTCTTACATAGGGAGGATTCGATACAATAATATCAAAGGTAAGTCCTTTAAAAAGGCTTTGTAAATTTTGAGTATTTAAAATATCAGCCTCTATACAGTGAATGTTGGTTTGGTTGTCTTTGGCGTTCTGATTTGCAATTTTTAAGGCTTCTTGAGAAACATCAAGAGCATAAATGGTAGCGTTCGGTAGGTTTTTGGCTAAAGAAACGGCAATGCAACCGCTCCCAGTACCGATGTCTAAAATTTGAAGGTTTTTCTGTTGTTCATTTTTAGCGCTAACCGTTTCTAAAATCCAAGTAACCAATTCTTCAGTTTCAGGTCTCGGGATTAGGGTATTTGGACTTACTTTAAAAATAAGGTCGTAAAAATGGGTGCTTCCAATAATGTACTGAATAGGTTCTTGTTTTTCTAAACGATCAACAGCAGATTTTAAAAAGCTTAACACATTGTCTGGAATGCTAATAGCTGGTTGTAAAGCAATGTCAATTCTTTTTAAACCTAAGGTTTCTTCTATCAACAAATAAAAAAAACTTTCTATTTCTGTAGAAGGGTATTTTTCTTGAAGTTTAGAAGTTAGATACTGCTTAAATTGGTTTAGTTGCATTATAATTCTTTTAACATCCACATATTACAAGAGTAGTGTCCTGTGTCTCCCAAAGGTTTGTTTAAAGAAACAAAACCATTTTTTTTATAGAGCGCTCTTGCTGCTTCCATATAGGGTAGGGTTTCTAAATAACAATGTTCAAAACCAAAAGAGCGGGCTTTTAGCAGGCATTTTTCAATTAATTTGCTTCCCAGTCCAAGACCTCTAGCTTCTGGCAAGAAATACATTTTTTGGAATTCGCAAACAGGGCCTTCATAATTGGCTAAAGGAGCAATTCCTGCGCCTCCAATTACCTTGCCTTGATGTTCAATAACATAATAAATGGTATTTTCTTCTCTATAGGCATTGTATAAGTTTTCGAGCGCTTTGTCTTCGTAGGCAGTGCCTACTTTTGGTACTCCAAACTCAATTAAAACAGCTCTTATGACCTTTGCAATTTGCTCGTTATCTTCTACTTTTATCGCTCTAATAAAGGGTGCTTCTGTATTCACTTTAATGTCTTATTTTTGCTGGAGCAATTTAGGATATAAAAAAGAAATATGAACTATACTGAACACGAAAAATACATGCTTCGTTGTTTGCAATTGGCAAAGAAAGGAATTGGAAGTACTCGTCCAAATCCTAGTGTA contains:
- a CDS encoding GNAT family N-acetyltransferase, which gives rise to MNTEAPFIRAIKVEDNEQIAKVIRAVLIEFGVPKVGTAYEDKALENLYNAYREENTIYYVIEHQGKVIGGAGIAPLANYEGPVCEFQKMYFLPEARGLGLGSKLIEKCLLKARSFGFEHCYLETLPYMEAARALYKKNGFVSLNKPLGDTGHYSCNMWMLKEL
- the prmC gene encoding peptide chain release factor N(5)-glutamine methyltransferase, with product MQLNQFKQYLTSKLQEKYPSTEIESFFYLLIEETLGLKRIDIALQPAISIPDNVLSFLKSAVDRLEKQEPIQYIIGSTHFYDLIFKVSPNTLIPRPETEELVTWILETVSAKNEQQKNLQILDIGTGSGCIAVSLAKNLPNATIYALDVSQEALKIANQNAKDNQTNIHCIEADILNTQNLQSLFKGLTFDIIVSNPPYVRNLEKKEMQPNVLENEPHLALFVNDNEPLIFYKKIAQLAKQQLKEEGLLFFEINQYLGPQMLNLLQETGFENNLLKKDIFKNDRMTKSTVKSL